Sequence from the Symbiopectobacterium purcellii genome:
ACAGCAGCACGGCAAACAGCGGTGCGCCAAACAGTGCCGTAAGGATCCCGAGCGGGATCTCCGCATCACTGAGCGTGCGCGCCAAATCATCCACCAGCACCATAAACCCACCGCCAAGCCAGAATGATACCGGCAATAAACGCCGGTGATCGGCCCCCACCAACATGCGCGCAACGTGAGGGATCACCAGCCCAATCCAGCCAATGCTGCCGCTCACGGCCACCTGTGCAGCCACCACCGCCGCGCACAGGCTCAACACCAGCCAGCGCACTGGCTGCACTGCCATGCCCAGCGTGCGCGCATCTTGCTCACCCATCGATAGCACATTAATGTGCCAACGCAGGCGCAACAGCAGTCCTCCCGCCAGACCGAGCGGCAGCACCAGTGTGACCAGTTTGTCCCAGTGGGCGGTAGCGAAACTCCCCAACAGCCAAAACACAATACTCGGCAATTTTTCTTCGGTATCCGCCAGATATTGCATCAGACTGACCAGTGCACCGAAAAAGCCGCTGATGATGACCCCTGCCAGTATCAGGATCAGGACATTCTGCTTGCCCAACGCGGCGGCCATCATGAACACCAGCAGCAGGGCGACCATGCCAAACGTGAACGTCGAGAGCAGCAGAAACAGCGGTGTCCAACTCAGCAAGATAGCCAGCGTGCCGCCAAACGCTGCACCGGCAGAGACGCCAATAATGTGTGGATCAACCAGTGGGTTGCGGAACACGCCTTGCAGTGTGGCACCGCTCAGGGCTAATCCTGCTCCGGCACACAGCGCGAGTAGCACCCGAGGTAAGCGCACACTCCACACGACCTGACGTTCAATATCACTCAAGGTCGGATTACTGCCAGACAAAGGCTCGACCAGTATCTGAACAATGCGCCACGGGGAAAGGCCATAGCGCCCTAGCTCCAATGAGCACAGGGCAATCAGTAAGGTCCCCACCACCACGGTCAGCAGCGTAATACGATAGCGGTGTGCCGTCATTGTGCTGCTGAATTGTCTGCGCGGTAATCCATACGGTAGAAGCGCTGGTAATAGTCATTCGCGGCTTTTTGCATATCCACATCGGCAAAACGTTCCGGATAGAGTTTTTTCGCCATCCACAGTTCGCCAATGGCTAACGCTTCTGGCATCGGATATCCCCAGGCTTTGGCGTATTCCGGCATCAGATAAACCCGATGTTGTTTCACCGCATCAATCGCCTGCCAGGCCGGATCGTTGACGATCTGCTGCACCACATCCGGATAACGATCCTGCACGAAAATGACCTGTGGGTTCCAGGCCAGCACATTCTCAATCGAGACCTGTTTGAAGCCTTTGATAGAGGCTGCCGCCACGTTCATGGCACCGGCGTGAGACATCATCAGGCCGGTATATTTTCCTGAGCCGTAGGTGGTCAGATCGGGGTTAGCCATATAAACGCGGATGCGCTTCGCTTCAGGGATAGCCGCGATGTGGGCACTGACTTTTTCCCGTTCGCTAAAGGTATAGCTGATAAGCGCTTCCGCTTGTTTCTGGCGCTCCACCACGTCACCGATCAAGCGGATGCCCGTTTTAAGTCCTTCGTTGTACGCGGTATTTTCATCGCTCATGGTCGGGTTAATTTTGTCAGCTTCCCCCGGCTTGTCCTGACGCAGGGAGATTGCCACCACCGGGATGCCCGCACGCTCAATCTGCGAGATCATTTCCGGCGGCGCATAGTTGGCGACAAAGACGACCTGCGGTTCGAGTTTCAACAGGCTTTCAATATTCACCTGTGTTAGATCGCCCGGCATCGGTAAATTCGCCAACGCAGGGGCAAGGCGAAGATAGCTGTCCCCTAATTGTTTTTTCCAACTGGATAGCACGCCAACCACACTCTGTTGCGCATCCAACTGCACCAGCAGATTCAGCGTTTGATGCTGCAAGACCACCACGCGATTAACGTGATCGGGGATCGTGACGTTGCGCCCTAGCTGATCGGTAACCTGACGCGCCGCCCACGCAGAAGAAAACGCCATCAGCAGCCCGACAACCCCGAGTGTGTAACCTATTTTCTTTATCATGTTGATGTCCTGGTGTTTCGATACATACAGAACAATACAACGACCGCGATCAAGAAAATACTGATCTCGCTCATAATGCGATTTCATTACCAATAAGGGAGTGGGCTATGCACCCACTTAGGGATGAGGAAGTGCGGGTAGATGCTGGAGTGTCCGACGAATTAAATTCCGTCACCGTCGCGATACTGCGTGTGTAACACGCTAGCCTGACGCACATTGCTGTCCGGCAGCACATCGTGCGTCAGCCAGACGTTTCCGCCGATACTGGAGCGCGCACCGATGGTGATACGCCCTAATAATGTCGCTCCGGCGTAAATCACCACGTCGTCTTCCACAATCGGATGTCGGGGGTAGTTCTTTTGTAGCTGTCCGTCATTGTCAGTGACAAAGCGTTTGGCACCGAGCGTGACCGCCTGATAAAGCCGCACACGTTTGCCGATGATCGCCGTCTCGCCAATCACTACGCCAGTACCGTGATCGATAAAAAAACCTTCGCTGATCTGAGCGCCGGGGTGAATATCAATGCCGGTTTCGCTGTGCGCTTTCTCCGTCATGATGCGCGCCAACAGCGGTAGCCCCAGTTGATACAGTTCGTGAGCCAGCCGGTAATGCATCACCGCATGAATACCGGGATAGCATAGCAGTACTTCATCCCGGCTGCGCGCGGAAGGATCGCCCTGATACGCGGCCTGAATGTCGC
This genomic interval carries:
- the epsC gene encoding serine O-acetyltransferase EpsC; translation: MSELGELVFISQRNNHWHLDGVVDELRRVRQQWRDRFSQGDYQNKRLLPSKQSIHSVADTLIKVLYPMRLGATDLRKEGEDYYVGYLLGTALDALAEEAVLELHYQAGTATQHGVTSPEAQDAEHRIRKFATHLPAIRQRLDSDIQAAYQGDPSARSRDEVLLCYPGIHAVMHYRLAHELYQLGLPLLARIMTEKAHSETGIDIHPGAQISEGFFIDHGTGVVIGETAIIGKRVRLYQAVTLGAKRFVTDNDGQLQKNYPRHPIVEDDVVIYAGATLLGRITIGARSSIGGNVWLTHDVLPDSNVRQASVLHTQYRDGDGI
- a CDS encoding ABC transporter substrate-binding protein, with protein sequence MIKKIGYTLGVVGLLMAFSSAWAARQVTDQLGRNVTIPDHVNRVVVLQHQTLNLLVQLDAQQSVVGVLSSWKKQLGDSYLRLAPALANLPMPGDLTQVNIESLLKLEPQVVFVANYAPPEMISQIERAGIPVVAISLRQDKPGEADKINPTMSDENTAYNEGLKTGIRLIGDVVERQKQAEALISYTFSEREKVSAHIAAIPEAKRIRVYMANPDLTTYGSGKYTGLMMSHAGAMNVAAASIKGFKQVSIENVLAWNPQVIFVQDRYPDVVQQIVNDPAWQAIDAVKQHRVYLMPEYAKAWGYPMPEALAIGELWMAKKLYPERFADVDMQKAANDYYQRFYRMDYRADNSAAQ
- a CDS encoding FecCD family ABC transporter permease — its product is MTAHRYRITLLTVVVGTLLIALCSLELGRYGLSPWRIVQILVEPLSGSNPTLSDIERQVVWSVRLPRVLLALCAGAGLALSGATLQGVFRNPLVDPHIIGVSAGAAFGGTLAILLSWTPLFLLLSTFTFGMVALLLVFMMAAALGKQNVLILILAGVIISGFFGALVSLMQYLADTEEKLPSIVFWLLGSFATAHWDKLVTLVLPLGLAGGLLLRLRWHINVLSMGEQDARTLGMAVQPVRWLVLSLCAAVVAAQVAVSGSIGWIGLVIPHVARMLVGADHRRLLPVSFWLGGGFMVLVDDLARTLSDAEIPLGILTALFGAPLFAVLLYKTQRPRRG